One window from the genome of Acinetobacter sp. ANC 7912 encodes:
- the atpG gene encoding F0F1 ATP synthase subunit gamma — protein sequence MANLKEIRAKVASIKSTQKITRAMQMVAASKMRRAQERMAQGRPYAENMHRVIAHLVQANPEYKHRYMVERPVKRVGYIVVSSDRGLAGGLNINLFKKVAKHVQQQQEQSIEVQFALIGQKAVSFFKNYGGKVLGATTQVGDAPSLEQLTGSVQVMLDAFDKGEIDRIYLVSNGFVNAMTQQPKVEQLVPLAPADESESLNRQYGWDYIYEPEAEELLNGLLVRYIESMVYQGVIENIACEQSARMVAMKAATDNAGQLIKDLQLIYNKLRQAAITQEISEIVGGAAAV from the coding sequence CGATGCAGATGGTAGCAGCTTCTAAGATGCGTCGTGCGCAAGAGCGCATGGCACAAGGCCGTCCGTATGCCGAAAATATGCACCGTGTAATTGCTCACCTGGTACAAGCGAACCCTGAATATAAACATCGTTATATGGTTGAACGCCCAGTAAAACGCGTTGGCTATATCGTTGTTTCTTCAGATCGTGGCCTTGCTGGCGGCTTGAACATTAACCTGTTCAAAAAAGTGGCTAAGCATGTACAACAACAGCAAGAGCAATCAATTGAAGTTCAATTTGCTTTGATTGGTCAAAAAGCGGTTTCGTTTTTTAAAAACTACGGCGGTAAAGTGCTTGGAGCAACAACTCAGGTCGGTGATGCACCGTCTCTTGAACAGTTGACTGGCTCTGTGCAGGTTATGCTTGACGCATTTGACAAGGGCGAGATCGATCGCATTTACCTTGTGTCAAATGGCTTCGTTAACGCAATGACACAACAGCCTAAAGTAGAACAACTTGTTCCACTTGCTCCGGCAGACGAAAGCGAAAGCCTCAACCGTCAATATGGTTGGGACTACATCTATGAACCAGAAGCAGAAGAACTGCTGAACGGTTTATTGGTTCGCTATATCGAGTCTATGGTTTATCAAGGCGTAATTGAAAACATCGCCTGTGAGCAGTCTGCACGTATGGTTGCAATGAAAGCAGCAACCGATAACGCAGGTCAGCTTATCAAAGACCTACAACTCATTTACAACAAGCTGCGTCAAGCCGCGATTACTCAGGAAATTTCTGAGATCGTTGGTGGTGCCGCTGCCGTTTAA
- the atpD gene encoding F0F1 ATP synthase subunit beta → MSSGRIIQIIGAVIDVEFERNSVPKIYDALQVDGTETTLEVQQQLGDGVVRTIAMGSTEGLKRGLNVTNTGAPISVPVGTATLGRIMDVLGRPQDEAGPVATEERWAIHRAAPSYAEQAGSTDLLETGIKVIDLLCPFAKGGKVGLFGGAGVGKTVNMMELINNIAKAHSGLSVFAGVGERTREGNDFYHEMKDSNVLDKVAMVYGQMNEPPGNRLRVALTGLTMAEYFRDEKDENGKGRDVLLFVDNIYRYTLAGTEVSALLGRMPSAVGYQPTLAEEMGVLQERITSTKSGSITSIQAVYVPADDLTDPSPATTFAHLDATVVLSRDIASQGIYPAIDPLDSTSRQLDPLVVGTEHYEIARSVQNVLQRYKELKDIIAILGMDELSEEDKLIVYRARKIQRFFSQPFHVAEVFTGAPGKYVPLKETIRGFKGLLAGEYDHIPEQAFYMVGGIDEALAKAEKL, encoded by the coding sequence ATGAGTAGCGGTCGTATCATTCAGATCATCGGCGCGGTTATCGACGTCGAGTTTGAACGCAACAGCGTTCCTAAGATCTATGACGCTCTCCAAGTTGACGGTACTGAAACTACTTTAGAAGTTCAGCAACAACTTGGTGATGGTGTAGTTCGTACCATCGCAATGGGTTCTACTGAAGGTCTTAAACGTGGCCTGAACGTAACTAACACTGGCGCACCTATTTCTGTACCTGTTGGTACAGCAACTCTAGGTCGTATTATGGACGTTTTAGGCCGTCCACAAGACGAAGCTGGTCCAGTTGCAACTGAAGAGCGTTGGGCGATTCACCGTGCAGCACCTTCTTACGCTGAACAAGCTGGTTCTACAGACCTTCTTGAAACTGGTATTAAAGTCATCGACTTACTATGTCCATTCGCGAAGGGTGGTAAAGTTGGTCTGTTCGGTGGTGCCGGTGTAGGTAAAACTGTAAACATGATGGAGTTGATCAACAACATCGCTAAAGCGCACTCAGGTTTGTCTGTGTTCGCTGGTGTTGGTGAGCGTACTCGTGAAGGTAACGACTTCTATCATGAGATGAAAGACTCTAACGTTCTTGACAAAGTAGCAATGGTCTACGGTCAGATGAACGAGCCACCAGGTAACCGTCTACGTGTTGCGTTGACTGGTCTGACTATGGCTGAATACTTCCGTGACGAAAAAGACGAAAACGGTAAAGGCCGTGACGTTCTTCTGTTCGTCGACAACATCTATCGTTATACACTAGCGGGTACTGAAGTATCAGCACTTCTAGGCCGTATGCCATCTGCAGTAGGTTACCAGCCGACTCTTGCAGAAGAGATGGGTGTTCTTCAGGAACGTATTACATCTACTAAGTCTGGTTCTATTACGTCTATCCAAGCGGTATACGTACCTGCCGATGACTTGACTGACCCATCACCTGCAACTACGTTCGCTCACTTGGACGCAACAGTTGTATTGAGCCGTGACATCGCATCTCAAGGTATCTACCCTGCGATCGATCCACTGGACTCTACTTCTCGTCAGCTTGACCCTCTAGTAGTGGGTACTGAGCACTACGAAATCGCGCGTTCAGTTCAAAACGTTCTTCAACGTTATAAAGAACTGAAAGACATCATCGCGATCTTGGGTATGGACGAATTGTCAGAAGAAGACAAACTGATCGTGTATCGTGCACGTAAGATCCAACGTTTCTTCTCTCAACCGTTCCACGTAGCTGAAGTATTTACTGGCGCTCCTGGTAAGTATGTACCTCTTAAAGAAACAATCCGTGGCTTTAAAGGTTTGTTAGCTGGTGAATACGATCACATCCCAGAACAAGCGTTCTACATGGTTGGTGGTATTGACGAAGCACTTGCTAAAGCTGAGAAACTTTAA
- a CDS encoding F0F1 ATP synthase subunit epsilon: MATMQCDVVSVKESLYSGTVSMLIAKGAGGELGIMPGHAPLVTLLQPGAIRVILENGTEELIYVSGGVLEVQPHVVTVLADTAVRAENLDEAAILEARKQAEQLLANQKSDLDSAAALAALAETAAQLETIRKIKNRAM; encoded by the coding sequence ATGGCGACTATGCAATGTGATGTTGTAAGTGTAAAAGAGTCTTTGTACTCTGGCACTGTCAGCATGCTGATCGCAAAAGGTGCTGGCGGTGAGTTAGGTATTATGCCTGGCCATGCTCCGCTAGTAACTTTGCTCCAACCTGGCGCGATTCGCGTTATTTTGGAAAACGGTACAGAAGAATTAATCTATGTATCTGGTGGTGTTCTAGAAGTTCAACCGCACGTTGTTACGGTTCTTGCAGATACTGCAGTCCGTGCAGAAAACTTGGATGAAGCAGCAATTCTTGAAGCTCGTAAACAAGCTGAACAATTGCTGGCGAACCAAAAGAGCGATTTGGACTCTGCTGCTGCATTGGCTGCTCTTGCAGAAACTGCTGCTCAGCTGGAAACCATCCGCAAAATCAAAAACCGTGCAATGTAA
- a CDS encoding RNA-guided endonuclease TnpB family protein, with translation MKTLKLRIKDKHCKVLDQLASEVNFVWNYVNDLCFKHLQRKQQFFSAYDIAKYTKGTSKECNLHSQTIQAVAEELVTRRKQFKKAKLKWRVSNKKNARRSLGWIPFKKVAVKYADGYVQYGKHQFKLWDSYGLSKYNVKTGSFVEDSRGRWYVCLVVDSIKTEKTTAKTSIGIDLGLKDLATCSDGVKFKAPKIYRQYEQKLGIAQRARNKKRVKAIHAKIKNLRQNMLHQFSHKLVNEHAAIFVGNVNAKALAQTKLAKSVLDAGWTTLRTMLKYKCENAGVWYEEVNEAYTTQTCSCCGSRSSSLKGRAGLGIREWQCVECGTFHDRDINSALNILALGHGRLAGGISVL, from the coding sequence ATGAAGACACTTAAATTACGCATAAAAGACAAACATTGCAAGGTGCTAGACCAATTGGCATCTGAAGTTAACTTTGTCTGGAACTATGTCAATGATTTGTGTTTTAAACACTTGCAAAGAAAACAACAATTCTTTTCAGCTTACGATATTGCTAAATACACGAAAGGTACATCAAAAGAGTGCAATTTGCACAGCCAAACCATACAGGCAGTTGCGGAAGAATTAGTTACTCGAAGAAAGCAATTTAAAAAAGCCAAGCTAAAATGGCGTGTCAGTAACAAAAAAAATGCTAGACGTTCTCTCGGTTGGATTCCATTTAAAAAAGTGGCGGTGAAATATGCCGATGGGTATGTCCAATACGGCAAGCATCAATTCAAGCTATGGGACAGTTACGGACTAAGTAAATACAATGTTAAAACAGGCTCGTTTGTCGAGGATAGCCGAGGGCGTTGGTATGTATGTCTTGTGGTTGATTCAATTAAAACAGAGAAAACCACCGCTAAAACCTCAATTGGCATTGATCTAGGACTCAAAGACCTTGCGACTTGCTCAGATGGTGTAAAGTTCAAAGCGCCTAAAATCTATCGTCAATATGAACAAAAACTTGGTATTGCTCAAAGAGCAAGAAATAAAAAACGTGTCAAAGCGATTCATGCCAAGATCAAAAATCTACGTCAAAATATGCTGCATCAATTCAGTCATAAACTGGTGAATGAACATGCAGCCATCTTCGTTGGTAATGTGAATGCCAAAGCATTGGCACAGACAAAATTAGCTAAGTCTGTACTCGATGCAGGTTGGACGACCTTAAGAACCATGCTCAAGTATAAATGCGAGAACGCAGGGGTATGGTATGAAGAAGTCAATGAAGCCTATACCACCCAAACTTGCTCGTGCTGCGGCTCACGCTCCAGTAGTCTGAAAGGTAGAGCAGGACTTGGAATAAGAGAATGGCAGTGTGTGGAGTGCGGTACATTCCACGATAGAGATATAAACTCAGCACTGAATATTCTTGCGCTCGGACATGGGCGTCTCGCAGGAGGAATCTCCGTCCTTTAG
- the tnpA gene encoding IS200/IS605 family transposase: MDNSQEIRTGRHCVFNMHVHLVFVAKYRRDVFTKAMLETMNEVFKRICLDFEAKLVEFDGEHDHVHLLVNYPPKVAISSLVNSLKGASSRILRTKHPEIKNKLWGNALWSPSYFAASCGGAPIGIIKQYIQQQQTPH, from the coding sequence ATGGATAATAGTCAAGAGATTAGAACAGGTCGTCACTGTGTTTTTAATATGCACGTTCATTTAGTCTTTGTGGCTAAATATCGTAGAGATGTTTTTACCAAAGCTATGCTCGAAACTATGAATGAAGTATTCAAGCGCATTTGCTTAGACTTTGAAGCTAAGTTGGTAGAATTTGATGGTGAGCATGATCATGTTCATTTACTTGTGAACTATCCACCAAAAGTAGCTATTTCTAGCTTGGTTAACAGCCTAAAAGGTGCATCTAGTCGTATTTTAAGAACTAAACACCCTGAAATTAAAAACAAATTATGGGGGAATGCTTTGTGGTCGCCTAGTTATTTCGCTGCATCGTGTGGAGGTGCTCCCATTGGGATTATTAAACAATATATCCAACAACAGCAAACACCGCATTAG
- a CDS encoding IS4-like element ISAbe18 family transposase, giving the protein MSHQNTVFHELIKPVVRQDFEQLAKVHHVGQKFRAASRWDQFIAILMSQFSCRQSLRDIQSNLECQQEKLSHLGAKSIPRSTLARINEQQPAALYQQLFYKLLKYYEHSKVAHKFRFKNPLYSLDASHIDLSLSLCEWAKVHDSKASMKLSIGLNHSNDIPEFVAVENGKENDMVQGRKFQFPAGSIVVFDKGYVDYQWYANLTAQNIGFVTRFRPKSVYQVIQQHPVLESKGILKDETIQLNSAHALKRKAPVLRRIEYRDQQSGKHFSFLSNNFHLAASTIAAIYKDRWKVELFFKAIKQNLKLKAFLGRSRNAIQTQIWIAMIAYLLVSFAQHLGKTGWTVQRLLRIIQVNLFERRTLKALFSPDKIPIKQEEAQMSFLL; this is encoded by the coding sequence TTGTCACATCAGAATACCGTATTTCATGAGCTAATTAAACCTGTTGTGCGACAGGATTTTGAACAACTTGCTAAAGTACACCATGTTGGACAGAAATTTAGAGCGGCTTCCCGGTGGGATCAGTTTATTGCCATATTGATGTCTCAATTCTCTTGTAGGCAAAGTCTGAGAGATATTCAGTCCAATTTGGAGTGCCAACAGGAAAAGCTAAGTCATCTCGGAGCAAAGTCTATTCCCCGAAGCACGCTGGCACGAATCAATGAGCAGCAGCCTGCTGCCTTGTATCAACAGCTATTTTACAAGTTGCTTAAATACTATGAACACTCAAAAGTAGCTCATAAATTTCGCTTTAAGAATCCCTTGTATTCCTTGGATGCCAGTCATATTGACCTGTCGCTTTCCTTATGTGAATGGGCCAAAGTTCACGACTCAAAAGCCAGCATGAAACTCAGCATAGGATTGAATCACAGCAATGATATTCCTGAGTTTGTTGCAGTTGAAAATGGCAAAGAAAATGACATGGTACAAGGCCGCAAATTCCAGTTTCCTGCTGGCAGCATTGTAGTTTTTGATAAAGGCTATGTCGATTACCAATGGTATGCAAATCTGACTGCTCAAAACATTGGATTTGTCACACGTTTTAGGCCTAAATCTGTGTATCAGGTAATCCAGCAACATCCAGTGCTTGAATCCAAAGGTATTCTAAAAGATGAAACCATTCAGCTGAATAGCGCACATGCTCTAAAAAGAAAAGCCCCAGTGTTAAGAAGAATTGAATATAGAGATCAGCAAAGTGGCAAGCACTTTAGCTTTCTCAGCAATAACTTTCATTTAGCCGCCTCCACCATTGCGGCGATTTATAAAGATCGTTGGAAAGTTGAGCTGTTCTTTAAGGCGATTAAGCAGAATCTCAAATTAAAAGCGTTTCTAGGCCGCAGCAGGAACGCAATTCAGACACAAATCTGGATTGCGATGATCGCCTATTTATTGGTGAGTTTCGCTCAACATTTAGGGAAAACAGGTTGGACAGTTCAACGTTTACTCAGAATAATTCAAGTGAATTTGTTTGAAAGAAGAACTTTAAAAGCTTTATTTTCACCCGATAAAATACCCATAAAACAAGAGGAAGCTCAAATGAGCTTCCTCTTGTGA
- a CDS encoding RcnB family protein, producing MKTLVKAIVLSISTAVAATSAMAAPQDHQQHKPHTQQLHKAPQHHAPKHKQVYKKVDPSRDWRVGQKVPSQYQSKIYKIDHSKYKKLSKPGRNPQWIKVNGDYVLMNVVNDKVIKIIAG from the coding sequence ATGAAAACTCTAGTAAAAGCCATTGTTTTATCGATCTCAACTGCAGTCGCTGCGACATCTGCTATGGCTGCACCGCAAGACCATCAGCAGCACAAACCGCATACTCAACAATTGCATAAGGCACCTCAACATCATGCACCAAAGCATAAACAGGTCTATAAAAAAGTAGATCCTTCACGTGATTGGCGAGTAGGCCAGAAAGTCCCAAGCCAGTATCAAAGCAAAATCTATAAGATAGATCACAGCAAATACAAAAAGCTGAGTAAACCAGGTCGCAACCCGCAATGGATCAAAGTGAATGGTGACTACGTTCTGATGAATGTGGTTAACGATAAGGTTATCAAGATTATTGCAGGCTAA
- a CDS encoding glutathione peroxidase produces the protein MSTSVYNIPVTSIQGAEFTLNQYQGKVLLIVNVASKCGLTPQYEGLQKLYSEKKAEGLEILGFPSNDFLEQEPGSEKEIQDFCSTNYQVEFPLFAKIRVVGEAKHPLYAALTQAIPERTGEGPWWKDLVDYGLTPNEPPEVLWNFEKFLVNKNGEVIARFAPDITADDPRIVDAINAELAK, from the coding sequence ATGAGCACTTCCGTCTACAATATTCCAGTCACCAGCATTCAGGGCGCAGAATTCACCTTAAACCAGTATCAGGGCAAGGTACTGTTAATTGTCAATGTCGCTTCCAAATGCGGCCTGACCCCACAATATGAGGGCCTGCAAAAACTGTATAGTGAGAAAAAGGCTGAGGGCCTGGAAATCTTGGGTTTTCCATCCAATGATTTTCTGGAACAGGAACCCGGTAGCGAAAAGGAAATCCAGGACTTCTGTTCTACGAATTATCAGGTAGAGTTCCCGCTGTTTGCTAAAATCCGCGTGGTGGGTGAAGCCAAACATCCGCTGTATGCCGCATTAACTCAAGCTATTCCGGAACGTACCGGTGAAGGCCCATGGTGGAAAGATCTGGTCGATTATGGCCTAACACCAAATGAGCCACCTGAAGTGTTGTGGAATTTTGAGAAATTCTTAGTGAATAAAAACGGCGAAGTGATCGCTCGCTTTGCACCAGACATTACGGCTGATGATCCAAGAATCGTTGATGCAATTAATGCTGAATTAGCTAAATAA
- a CDS encoding DMT family transporter: MTQKHKVVWWAFLLPLAAILIWSLNMTVNRYVADYISPVSISFYRWILALLILTPFVLPQVIRSWSNIRPHLGKLAVLSAFGMVLYQGLAYTSAHYTTATNMGLINAFIPVFTIIVGIFVLHVRPAITAIIGSFLSICGLMYVMAQGQWGHLLNFSNTYIGDVLMLIAVFFYACYGIFLKKWQLQMPLIQSLYIQVCFSILLHIPMILWTGLDPINSQNASSIVYAGIFPSIAAPFLWMLAVQLLGPNRSSIFMNLMPVFTALIAYLWLGESWTVYHTIGGIVILFGIFLAQYTPKLKV, from the coding sequence ATGACACAGAAACACAAGGTAGTGTGGTGGGCATTTTTATTACCACTGGCTGCGATACTGATCTGGTCGCTGAACATGACCGTGAACCGTTATGTGGCGGACTACATTTCACCGGTGAGCATCAGTTTTTACCGCTGGATTCTGGCGCTGCTGATCCTGACGCCGTTTGTGCTGCCGCAAGTGATCCGTAGCTGGTCCAATATTCGCCCACACTTGGGTAAACTTGCTGTGCTGAGTGCCTTCGGTATGGTACTGTATCAGGGCTTGGCCTATACCTCGGCGCACTATACTACTGCGACCAATATGGGTCTGATCAATGCCTTTATTCCGGTGTTTACTATTATTGTGGGTATCTTCGTGTTGCATGTGCGACCTGCGATCACGGCGATTATCGGTAGTTTCCTGTCGATCTGTGGTCTGATGTATGTGATGGCACAAGGGCAGTGGGGACATTTGCTGAATTTCAGCAATACTTATATCGGCGATGTGCTGATGCTGATCGCCGTATTTTTCTATGCCTGCTACGGGATTTTCCTGAAAAAATGGCAATTGCAGATGCCGTTGATTCAAAGCCTCTATATACAGGTCTGTTTTAGTATCTTGCTGCATATCCCGATGATTCTCTGGACCGGTCTGGATCCAATCAATAGCCAGAATGCCAGCAGTATTGTTTATGCGGGGATTTTTCCTTCCATTGCTGCGCCATTTTTATGGATGCTGGCGGTACAACTGCTTGGCCCCAACCGCAGCAGTATTTTTATGAACCTGATGCCAGTGTTTACTGCTCTGATTGCTTATCTGTGGCTGGGTGAGTCCTGGACGGTTTACCACACCATAGGTGGCATAGTGATTTTATTCGGGATTTTCCTGGCGCAATATACGCCTAAACTCAAGGTCTAA
- a CDS encoding Sua5/YciO/YrdC/YwlC family protein has translation MITTSVAEAAACLKQGEVLAYPTEAVWGLGCDPYNEQAFHEILQLKHRPMEKGVILLAGHISQVEHLLETLSPEIRERVIASWTNRSISERATTWLLPANADIPAWIKGNHPKVAVRVTTHPLCVALCQAFGGFIVSTSANPAGENPARSLQDAIQYFKDSETLNYLNGDLGLSQEPSKIIDAVTGEVIRA, from the coding sequence ATGATCACCACCTCTGTTGCCGAAGCAGCAGCATGCCTTAAACAGGGAGAAGTGTTGGCATATCCTACAGAGGCTGTATGGGGTTTAGGCTGTGACCCTTATAATGAACAGGCTTTTCATGAAATTCTGCAACTGAAACATCGCCCGATGGAAAAAGGCGTGATTCTTCTGGCAGGACATATCTCCCAAGTCGAGCATCTGCTGGAAACCCTCTCTCCCGAAATCCGCGAACGCGTGATTGCCTCATGGACCAACCGTAGCATCTCGGAACGTGCCACCACCTGGCTATTACCTGCCAATGCAGATATTCCGGCGTGGATCAAAGGCAATCATCCGAAGGTTGCGGTACGCGTGACCACGCATCCCCTCTGTGTCGCCTTGTGTCAGGCCTTTGGCGGCTTTATTGTGTCGACCAGCGCCAATCCTGCTGGCGAGAATCCTGCCCGTTCACTGCAAGATGCCATCCAGTATTTTAAAGATTCGGAAACGCTGAATTATCTGAATGGGGATCTAGGACTGAGTCAGGAACCAAGCAAGATTATTGATGCTGTCACCGGTGAAGTGATCCGCGCTTAA
- the dprA gene encoding DNA-processing protein DprA, with translation MLHTLSTHQLDTIRLWYLVQHSLSSFYKLYHHYNDLAQATRLDQFETWRKLGLHKNHLQRLQDFHSAESQSQFQRCLDSIQSSCDFILLQDEVNYPQQLSPYDNRPPILFGQGKMDSLLQAQIAIVGSRKPSTHGRQMAYDFAYYLSEQGFYINSGLAEGIDEAAHRAALQQHRTIAVMGTGLDQTYPSVNQMLRKQILETGGTIITEFLPGTPPLQQHFPRRNRIVSGLSLGVIVAEAALQSGSLITAKWAAEQGKTVFAIPGHIYSEYHKGCHQLIREGAILIDHPQQVIEDLALATQWQISAQPFSSVSDESEQIEIPQHLLPLYNQLDWIGQDLDQISLQLNQDVSTVTAQLMELELLGLSTQQAGMFLRCRTSK, from the coding sequence ATGCTGCATACGCTTTCTACGCATCAACTCGACACAATCCGTCTCTGGTATTTGGTACAACATTCTCTTTCCAGCTTTTATAAGCTCTATCACCATTATAATGATCTGGCCCAAGCCACTCGTCTTGATCAGTTTGAAACCTGGCGTAAACTGGGTCTGCATAAAAATCATCTGCAACGCCTGCAAGATTTTCATTCCGCAGAATCACAAAGCCAGTTTCAGCGCTGTCTGGATAGCATTCAGTCCAGCTGTGACTTTATCCTGCTCCAGGATGAGGTGAACTACCCTCAACAGCTCAGTCCCTATGACAATCGCCCACCGATTCTGTTTGGTCAGGGCAAAATGGATAGCTTGTTACAGGCGCAAATCGCCATTGTTGGGAGTCGCAAGCCCAGTACCCATGGCCGGCAAATGGCTTATGATTTTGCCTACTATCTGAGTGAACAGGGCTTTTATATCAATAGTGGTCTAGCAGAAGGGATTGATGAAGCCGCACATCGGGCCGCTTTGCAGCAGCACCGCACCATTGCCGTGATGGGTACCGGACTGGATCAAACCTATCCCTCGGTCAATCAAATGTTAAGAAAACAGATTCTGGAAACTGGTGGAACAATCATTACCGAATTTCTGCCGGGTACACCTCCCCTACAGCAACATTTCCCACGGCGTAACCGTATTGTTAGTGGACTAAGCCTCGGTGTGATTGTGGCAGAAGCGGCATTGCAAAGCGGCTCACTGATTACCGCCAAATGGGCTGCAGAACAGGGCAAAACCGTGTTTGCCATTCCGGGACATATCTATAGCGAATATCATAAAGGCTGTCATCAGCTGATTCGGGAGGGGGCGATTCTGATTGACCATCCGCAGCAAGTGATTGAAGACCTGGCTTTGGCAACCCAATGGCAAATTTCTGCTCAACCATTCAGTTCAGTATCTGATGAATCAGAACAAATTGAAATTCCACAGCATCTTCTTCCTCTCTACAACCAGCTGGACTGGATCGGGCAGGATCTAGATCAGATCAGCCTTCAGCTGAATCAGGATGTCTCCACCGTGACCGCCCAGCTAATGGAACTGGAGCTTCTTGGGCTAAGTACCCAGCAGGCCGGCATGTTTCTGCGTTGTCGTACCAGCAAATAA
- a CDS encoding LysM peptidoglycan-binding domain-containing protein, with protein MKKVLKGMPSFSALGFKNQMLALAVCVGVSMGTISTADAAIARNVNPPSLKASAPNVYVVKKGDTLWDISKRFLKNPVRWPEIWAGNKHVKNPHWIFPGDRLLMCDYQGRPIIGKDEGDGCTGIINRYLGTDKLQPQVRVESLNNTIPVIPLAHIQQWLERYTVLPADSVEGTPYILGTADQRVLAGKGQKVYARGNGLQVGQRYAVYREAEPYVFTDANGKKYTAALELQQVASGIAVRGEGDVTTLELTDSYNAEVRRGDRVLPEYDPMLPTLFYPVNAENVTNGGQIVRVLGSIGTAARHSVVTIDRGTAHGVQSGHVFSVNQQGEIVTDPKTKERVQLPGERIGNVMVFKTFDQLSYAYVLDSELPIKVGASIQPPLLDE; from the coding sequence ATGAAAAAGGTTTTGAAGGGCATGCCATCTTTTAGTGCCTTGGGGTTTAAAAATCAGATGCTCGCACTCGCCGTGTGTGTGGGTGTCAGTATGGGGACTATTTCAACCGCAGACGCAGCAATCGCGCGTAATGTGAACCCACCGAGCCTAAAGGCTTCTGCACCAAACGTGTATGTGGTGAAAAAAGGTGACACATTATGGGATATTTCCAAACGTTTCCTAAAGAATCCAGTGCGCTGGCCAGAAATCTGGGCAGGCAATAAACATGTGAAAAATCCACACTGGATTTTCCCGGGTGACCGCCTGTTGATGTGTGACTATCAGGGCCGTCCAATCATTGGCAAAGATGAAGGTGATGGCTGTACCGGTATCATCAACCGCTACCTCGGCACAGACAAGTTACAGCCACAAGTACGTGTTGAGTCTCTGAACAATACTATTCCTGTGATTCCTTTAGCGCATATCCAGCAATGGCTGGAACGCTATACTGTTCTGCCTGCAGATTCTGTTGAAGGCACACCTTATATCCTCGGTACAGCCGATCAGCGCGTACTGGCAGGTAAAGGCCAGAAAGTGTATGCACGTGGTAATGGCCTGCAAGTGGGTCAACGCTATGCGGTTTACCGTGAAGCTGAGCCATATGTCTTCACCGATGCCAACGGTAAGAAATACACCGCTGCACTTGAACTACAACAAGTCGCTTCCGGTATTGCAGTACGTGGTGAAGGCGATGTCACTACCCTGGAATTAACCGACAGCTACAATGCCGAAGTGCGTCGTGGTGACCGTGTTCTACCAGAATACGATCCAATGCTGCCTACCCTGTTCTATCCGGTGAATGCAGAAAACGTGACTAACGGTGGTCAGATCGTCCGTGTCCTTGGTTCGATTGGTACCGCAGCGCGTCATAGTGTCGTAACGATTGACCGCGGTACAGCACACGGCGTGCAGTCTGGTCATGTGTTCAGTGTAAACCAGCAAGGTGAAATCGTGACTGATCCGAAAACCAAAGAGCGCGTGCAGCTTCCAGGTGAGCGTATTGGTAACGTGATGGTCTTCAAAACCTTTGACCAGCTGAGCTACGCCTACGTCTTGGATAGCGAACTGCCAATCAAGGTTGGTGCAAGCATTCAGCCACCACTGCTGGATGAATAA
- the def gene encoding peptide deformylase, with protein sequence MALLPILSFPDPRLRTIAQPVEEVTDEIRQLAADMFETMYEAPGIGLAATQVDRHIQLIVMDLSENKDQPMVFINPKITPLTEETQPYEEGCLSVPQIYDKVERPSRVKIQAINLEGQAFEIEADGLLAVCIQHEMDHLNGKLFVDYLSPLKRQRAREKIEKAQRQREKAKVAVKR encoded by the coding sequence ATGGCCTTATTACCTATTTTAAGTTTCCCTGATCCCCGTCTTCGTACCATTGCACAACCAGTCGAAGAAGTTACTGATGAAATTCGTCAGCTCGCTGCAGATATGTTTGAAACCATGTATGAAGCGCCAGGCATTGGTTTAGCCGCGACACAAGTCGATCGTCATATTCAGCTGATTGTCATGGACTTATCTGAAAATAAAGATCAACCCATGGTGTTCATTAACCCCAAAATTACACCATTGACTGAAGAAACACAGCCATACGAAGAAGGCTGTCTATCAGTTCCTCAAATATACGATAAAGTTGAGCGTCCGTCACGTGTAAAAATTCAAGCAATTAATCTTGAAGGTCAAGCATTTGAGATTGAGGCCGATGGCCTGCTCGCAGTATGTATCCAGCATGAAATGGACCATTTAAATGGTAAACTTTTCGTGGATTATTTGTCGCCCCTAAAACGCCAGCGTGCCCGTGAAAAAATTGAAAAAGCACAACGCCAACGTGAGAAAGCCAAAGTTGCGGTAAAACGCTAA